One part of the Candidatus Methylomirabilota bacterium genome encodes these proteins:
- a CDS encoding amidase has translation MQDLVWRSMAELGRMIARKEVSPVEVVRAHLERVTALDGRLKAFITVCGEQAVDAARAAEARLMAGSAAGPLLGVPYGPKDLYNTEGVRTTGGSKILADFVPAQDATVVARLAVAGLIVLGKLNMHEFAYGPEGLNAHYGDARNPWDRNAHRIAGGSSSGSGVAVAAALVPGALGSDTGGSIRIPASLCGISGVKPTYGRVSRAGVLPLSWSMDHAGPMARTVEDCALMLGAMAGYDPADPTTSVLPVPDYAAALTGDVKGLRVGLLRAHFTDVAAPEVRAAVEKAAKTLEQAGAVVDEVNLAEVVHVPSASFAIVATEALAYHADWMRTRAAEYQPDVRERLRMGAFVSGVHYVRAQQVRQLVRQEMDAVLARRDVLLAPATPIPAPVLGEKTTILGDGASDVRSALIRLTRPFNFSGHPACSVPCGFTQGGLPIGMQLVGRPFDEATVMRAGDAYQRLTDWRTRRPVLA, from the coding sequence GTGCAGGACCTCGTCTGGCGCTCGATGGCCGAGCTCGGCCGCATGATCGCGAGGAAAGAAGTCTCTCCCGTGGAGGTCGTCCGCGCCCACCTCGAGCGCGTCACGGCGCTCGACGGCCGGCTCAAGGCGTTCATCACCGTGTGCGGCGAGCAGGCGGTCGACGCCGCGAGGGCCGCCGAGGCGCGGCTGATGGCCGGCAGCGCGGCGGGCCCGCTCCTCGGCGTGCCCTACGGACCGAAGGACCTCTACAACACCGAGGGCGTCAGGACCACGGGCGGCTCCAAGATCCTCGCCGACTTCGTGCCGGCGCAGGACGCCACGGTGGTCGCGCGCCTGGCGGTGGCGGGGCTCATCGTGCTGGGCAAGCTCAACATGCACGAGTTCGCCTACGGGCCCGAGGGGCTCAATGCCCACTACGGCGACGCGCGGAACCCGTGGGATCGTAACGCCCACCGCATCGCAGGAGGTTCCTCCTCGGGCTCGGGGGTCGCCGTCGCGGCGGCGCTCGTGCCGGGCGCCCTCGGCTCGGACACCGGCGGCTCGATCCGCATCCCCGCCTCGCTCTGCGGGATCAGCGGCGTCAAGCCAACGTACGGGCGCGTGAGCCGCGCGGGCGTGCTCCCCCTTTCTTGGTCCATGGACCACGCGGGGCCGATGGCGCGTACGGTCGAGGACTGCGCGCTCATGCTCGGCGCGATGGCCGGCTACGACCCCGCCGACCCGACGACGAGCGTGCTGCCCGTGCCCGACTACGCGGCCGCGCTCACGGGCGACGTGAAGGGGCTCCGCGTCGGCCTCCTGCGCGCCCACTTCACCGACGTCGCGGCGCCCGAGGTCCGGGCGGCCGTCGAGAAGGCCGCGAAGACGCTGGAGCAGGCCGGCGCCGTCGTGGACGAGGTGAACCTCGCCGAGGTGGTGCACGTGCCCTCGGCGTCGTTCGCGATCGTCGCGACCGAGGCCCTCGCGTACCACGCGGACTGGATGAGAACACGCGCGGCGGAGTATCAGCCCGACGTGCGGGAGCGGCTCAGGATGGGCGCCTTCGTGAGCGGCGTCCACTACGTCCGCGCCCAGCAGGTGCGCCAGCTGGTCCGCCAGGAGATGGACGCGGTGCTCGCCCGGCGCGACGTGCTCCTGGCGCCCGCGACACCGATCCCGGCGCCGGTGCTCGGCGAGAAGACGACGATCCTGGGCGACGGCGCCTCCGACGTGCGCTCGGCGCTGATCCGTCTCACGCGCCCCTTCAACTTCTCCGGGCACCCGGCCTGCTCGGTGCCGTGCGGCTTCACGCAGGGCGGGCTCCCGATCGGCATGCAGCTCGTCGGGCGGCCGTTCGACGAGGCCACGGTGATGCGCGCGGGCGACGCCTACCAGCGCCTCACGGATTGGCGCACGCGGCGTCCCGTGCTCGCGTGA
- a CDS encoding Smr/MutS family protein, which produces MQALGGGSPELRPLEAARAGRATAVGGEPEEPVRVPIEDALDLHAFAPRDVPSVVAEYLEAAHARGFAEVRLIHGRGAGVQRAIVQSLLARHPLVASYADARPERGGWGATIVRFKRRPST; this is translated from the coding sequence GTGCAAGCTCTCGGGGGAGGATCTCCTGAGCTTCGACCACTGGAAGCAGCACGTGCTGGAAGGGCCACGGCTGTAGGCGGCGAGCCGGAGGAGCCCGTCCGCGTCCCGATCGAGGACGCCCTCGACCTTCACGCGTTCGCGCCGCGCGACGTTCCCTCCGTCGTCGCGGAGTACCTCGAGGCCGCCCACGCGCGCGGCTTCGCCGAGGTGCGGCTGATCCACGGCCGCGGTGCGGGCGTCCAGCGCGCGATCGTCCAGTCGCTGCTCGCCCGCCACCCGCTGGTCGCCTCCTACGCGGACGCGCGTCCGGAAAGAGGGGGGTGGGGCGCGACGATCGTGCGTTTCAAGCGAAGACCATCCACGTGA
- a CDS encoding PCP reductase family protein, protein MGGPSEERMDPHGIGEQLAALEARLGRLERLLGGVDEKLRSLGPGDEALKRGIQQWVTEYVSLRLQQLVPETCEHPEREADAGVAEGPVLPGTRIRCTDEVLRRLGRIPIPFVRQMVAQKVAETARAENVGVVDVAFFERAATF, encoded by the coding sequence GTGGGTGGCCCGAGCGAGGAGCGCATGGATCCGCACGGCATCGGCGAGCAGCTGGCCGCGCTCGAGGCGAGGCTCGGCCGGCTGGAGCGCCTGCTCGGCGGCGTCGACGAGAAGCTTCGGAGTCTCGGGCCCGGCGACGAGGCTCTGAAGCGCGGGATCCAGCAGTGGGTGACGGAGTACGTGTCGCTCCGCCTGCAACAGCTCGTCCCCGAGACGTGCGAGCACCCGGAGCGCGAGGCAGACGCGGGCGTCGCCGAGGGGCCGGTGCTCCCGGGCACGCGCATCCGCTGCACCGACGAGGTCCTCCGCCGGCTCGGCCGGATCCCGATCCCGTTCGTCCGCCAGATGGTCGCCCAGAAGGTCGCCGAGACGGCGCGCGCGGAGAACGTCGGCGTCGTGGACGTCGCGTTCTTCGAGCGCGCGGCGACCTTCTGA